AATACCAGCTATATATAGATTGAAAAATAACTTTAGTATTAAGGAGAGCGGAGAGAAAGATGAGATTTTTAATCTTGTTTTAAACTATTCTAAAGAGGAGAAGTATCTTCCTGAAAAACTTACAGAAAATGAGATAATGTATATCTCTAAAGAGGTTAAAGCATCTATAGATAGAGAAAAAAATAAAGTTATAAGCTTAAAAACTATATTAGATATTGTTGAGAAAAATAGTGAAAAAGTAGATAAAGAGAGATTAATAAAGGAACTATTAAAAGTCTATGGTAAAGTTATAAAAAAAGACTTGTAACAAATTAAACAGCAGGAGATATAACACTCCTGCTGTGCTTAAATATATTAGAAATTAAATATTCAAATTAAGATTTAAAATTTCATATTTTTCAGTATCAATAGGTAACTCTGTAAAAACTCCTAAGGTTTTTATAGAGTTATTTTTTTTAAAAGTATCAAAGAAATGTATATTTACAAAATCTTTTATAGTTACATTATACTGATGTTCAATTTTATCTTTAAGATTTTCTACCATATATTTTGGGATATCTCTATATAAAATTACAATCTCTTTCTTTTCACTTTTCACACTGTTTAGAAGAAAATATATAGATATAACATCGTTAAATGAGATATTCCAATAGTGTTCACGGAAATTAGTGAAAAGAGCAATGCATTTTTCAACTGTTTCTTGATCAATATGAAGATTTAAAAAATATAGCTCCTGTATAGAAAGATAGTGTTTCTGTTTACTAGAAACTCCAACTCTTAAAATAATTTTTTTTAGAATCTCAGCCTCTTTAGGAGAAATCTCTTTATTAAAAGTTTTTTTTATGATTTCATTCCAAACTTCTAAATGCTCATAAAAATATATAGACTCCTCTGGGAAATTACCTGTACATATTCTTAAAATATTTAAAAAATATGGGATTTCATTAAAATCAATATTTTTAAAAAGTGAATCGTGGAAAAATTCATAAAACTTTTCTAAATCTTCATTTGAAAAGATTTTAGAAAAATAAAATTTAAAAACAGAAAAATCTTTTAAAGAGTTTCCTAAACTGTTTTTATCATTCTCACCTTTGTCATCTAAATATTTAAAACTTATATAAAAAGATTTTAAAAGTTCTCTATTGCAAAAGAAATTATCCATATGACAATAACTTAAAAAGTTTTCAATATCTTTTTTTAATAAAATATCTACTTCGTTATCATGAAATAGATATGAAAAATAATCTAAAAAAATCTGTGGAAGATATGGTTCTTCAACTAAAAATTTATAGATGTAGCACGAAAGTGCCCGTTTTACATTAATATTATCCCCTGTTAAAAATACACCTTTTCCTGTATGACTCTCAATAATAAGATCAAAATTTTCCAAATCCTTTTTAATATCTACTAGATCACCGTTTAATGTACGTCTAGAAACTTCTAATTTTTTAGAAAGACTTTCTAAATTCAGATTTCCCTTAATAAGAATTTTTAGAATTAGAAAAAAAACTCTTTCATCCTTTGAAATAATTTGATTACTCTTTAAAATTTCAAAGATATTTTCATGATTCAAAATTTCTTTAATAATTAAATCTATTTTTTTACTATTAGAAATATTTGGCACTGAATCATGAATATCTCTAATAATTAGATTTAAATTAGCTTTTGAAATTTTAAAAAACGATTGTATAAACTCTAGATTTTCTCCCTTTGTGAAATTTAAAAGGCGAAGTATTCTTAAGTGTCTAGAATAAATTGCTACAGACATAGTCAGTCCCCCTTATAAACATTTAAAATGCCAGTTCATTATAAAATAAAAAAGTTCAGAAGTCAAACGCTTTTGAAAAATATTTACAGAAAAATAAAAAAATTTCAAGTAGAAAAAAGTGGAAGTTATCTAGTATACTACATTTAGACAAAAAAAATATTTTCATATTAATGAAAAAATATGGAGGGGAAAATATGATGAAAAAAGTTTTGGTGGGCACGATATTATTAGGTTCAGCACTTTATGCGTCTGATTTATCAACTGTTACTGGAGAGGGTGTAGCAACTTTTGCAAAAAAAGAGATAACAAATGATAAACCATTAATGTATTTAGCACAGAATTTTCATGAGATGGCAACACTACCAAGCTTTTCTTTAGGAGCACCTTCTGGATTAGTTTCATCATATGGTGTAGCTTTTGCAGGTATTTCTGGAAGAAGAGATAGGGATAATACAGATGGAGCATTAGCTCTTGGAATGGGATTCGGAGATGCAGATAAAATAGGAGGAGCTTTTTCTTTAGGAATTGGAAGTATTGATCCAAGAGATGGAGGATCTTTCAATAGAGGAAATCTAAACCTAAACGTTGGACACCACTTTAAAGAGTATGGATTTGGTTGGTCAGTGGGGATGACAGGACTTGATTTATGGCATGCTAATGGACTTGATGGAGATTATCAAGATCCAAGTTTTTATACAGCAGTTACAAAATTATGGGCAAATGAATTTCTACCTGTAGCTATTACAGCTGGATTTGGAAATAACTCATATGCAGATATAAATAGAGAAAATGATAGAAAAGATAAAGTTGATGGATTTGGTGCAGTGGCAATGTATTTACATCCTCAACTAAGTGTAATAGTAGACTACACAAGTAATATATTAACAGCAGGAGTTAGTGTGGTACCATTCCCAGACTATCCGATTTCACTTACTTTAGGAGCTACAAATATAAATGAGCAAGGATCAAATGATAAAGTAGCAGCAATTGGATCTTTAGCTGCAGCATATGTATTTTAAATGGGAGGTAATGATGAAAAAGATTCTATTGACAATAATGTCACTTCTATTAGTAAGCAGTTTAGCAATGGCAGTTGAACCAGAGGAAGGGGCAGCAGAACAAGAAACTCCAGCAGTAACACTTTCAAAAAGTGATTCGTTTTTAGTAGCTTTTGGAATGAAAGATTCTCAAGATGAAGAGGAGAATCAAATGAGTTCGACAACAGTAGCACACGCATCAGCACATGCAAGCGCAATAAGCTTAACACATTTACAAAATACACCATACAGCTATAAATAAAAATAAAAAATTGAGTAACACTGAAAGCAACACAAAAATAATTATTAATAATTAAGAAGTGAGAAAAGCTGTTCAGAGAGCAGCTTTTTTTTATGAAAAATATTTGAATATGGGGAGAAGGATGAGGAGAAAAGAGGATTTTTACGAAGATGACTTCTATGAAGATGAAGAGGAATTAGATCTGATGGATCTTGTTTTTACACTTCTTAGAAGATGGAAATTGATAACACTTATTGCAATACCTATATTTGCTGCAGGAGTTTTCTTTGCAATGACTAGACCAACAGTTTATAAAGCTGAGATGACTATGATGGTATCAAGTGGAAGAAATTTTAGTGCCAGCTCCCTAGATGGAGGAGAGTTATCAGTAAATCAAAAGCTAGCAACAACTTATGCAGAGATAGCTAAAAGCAATACAATCTTAAAAAGTGTTATAAAAAAATATGATTTAGAAACAAGTTTAAAAGGATTACAAAATAATGTGACAATATCACCAGTTGAAGATACAGAGTTATTACAGTTGACATATAAAAATGGAGATCCAGCACTTGCAGCAGCTGTAGTAAATGAGATTGGAAATGAGTTTATGTTAAAAGTTCGTGAGGTTATGAACTTTCAAAATATAAAAGTTGTTGAATCAGCAGAGGTTCCTAGAGAAGCATTGCCTAAAAGGAGAGTTTTAATAATTGCAATATCTTTTGTGCTATCTATTATGGTGGGATGTATGACAGCTTTTATAGTTGAGTTCTTCTTCTGTAAGTTGCGTAAACCAAAGGATATAGAGAAAATTTTAGGAACGTCAATGCTTGGAATGGTTCCAGATTTCAATCTTTCTCTAGTTGATGGAGGTAAGGATGGAAAATAGAACTAAAAGACAGATATTTTTTAAAGATGCTGATAATCATGAGATGAATGAAGCTCTTAGAGTTATTAGAACAAATCTCCATTTCTTAAATGAAAAAGAGTTAGCTCGTACAATATTAGTTACAAGTACAGTGCCAAAAGAGGGGAAAAGTGTTATAGCTTCTAACTATGCAATGAGTATCGCAATTACTGGGAAAAAAGTTTTACTAATAGATTGTGATATTAGAAGACCTAGAGCTCATGAGAGTTTTGGAGTATCTTTTGATAAAGGATTAGAATCTGTTCTTTCTGGTGAAGCGAAAGTTGAAGACGTAATTTTAAGAGATGTGGAGAAAAATTTAGATATTCTTCCCACAAGAAATGTGGCTCACAATGTAACAGAACTTTTTTTGGGAGATAAAATGAGATCTCTCTTAGATGAGTTAAAAGAAAAATACAACACAGTTATATTAGATACACCACCACTTATAATAGCAAGTGATGCAGCAATACTTTCAAAATATTGTGATGGAGTTGTGTATGTTGTGGCATATGATCAAGTTGCAAAAAGAGAGTTGGAGTTTGGAAAAACTATGTTAAATAATGCCAAAGCTAATATATATGGTTTTGTTGTAAACAAAGTTGATAAGAATGGATTATCTTATGGAAACTATGGATATTACAACAATAACTACTCATATTATAAGGATTATTACACAGAAGAGGGAGAGGCTCTTGCTAGAGCATACAGACCTCAAAAAGGGTTTAAGGGATTTATTGAAAAACTAAAAAGAGATTACAAGAGACAGCTAAGTGGGGACCAAAAGGGGAAAAGATGGTAGATATCCACACTCATCTACTATTTGGAGTTGACGATGGACCAAAGACATTAGAGGAATCTATTGAGATGATCAGGGATGCTATAGAAGTTGGATTTAATGAGTTTTATCTCACAGCTCACTATAACAAGGGAAGATTTTGTAATATTAATTATGATAAAAATTATGAAATTTTAAAAAAAAGATGTGAAGAGTTAAATCTAAAAGTTAAACTTCATAAAGGGAATGAAGTTTACTTAGATGAGAAGATAGATTTAGTCTTAGAAAAAGGAGAGTTTAATACAATAAAAGATAATCTTCTTTTAGTTGAGTTTTCTCCATTAACACCACCAAATGTGGGAAAGCATCTTTTGAAAAAAGTTTTAGAAAAAGGGTTTACACCTATTTTAGCTCATGTGGAAAGATATAGTCATTTTAGGGGAAGTGACTTAGTGGAGTTGAAAAAACTTGGAGTAAAACTTCAAGTGAATATGTGTGGAGATAAACCAAAGTATATAGTTAGGTTATTAAATGAGGGATATATTGATTACTTAGGTAGTGATGCCCATGGAACAGAGAAAAGGAGCTATAAGGAAATTAAAAAGGAGGGGAAGAAAAATGAGAAAACAAAATCTACTGACGGGATTTTTAATACTTTCTTTAGGAGCATATTCAGAAGACCTTGGCTTAGAAGCCATTCTTGAAAGAGTTAAAGTTGCTAATCCTGAGGTTAGAGTTAAAGAGTTAGATGTAAAGATAAAGGAGAAAGGGAAGAAAAAGGCCTTTAGAAATCTTATTCTACCACCTGTAACAATAGAAAGTGAAAATGACTGGGAAACAGCTAAAAAAGAGGGGTTTGGATTTGAAAAGATAGAAGCAGTAATTCCTATTTTTCAAGGTGGAAAGATAGTAAATACATATAAAAAATCAAAAAGCGAATTGGAATTAGCTAAAGAGGAACAAAAATTAGCTGTTTATTCATGGCAAGAAAATGCTGTAAATGCATATTTTTCCACATTAAACTACAGAAAGCAAAAAGAGGTAACAGATTTAACAATTGCAGCCCTACAAAAACAAAGAAACAGACTTGATGGTTTATACAAAGAGAATAAAATGATAGCAAAGTCAGAAGTTTTAAAAGTTGAGGCAGATTTAGAAAATAATAGAGCATTAAATTATGAAAATATTCAAAAAGAGAGAGCAGCTAAAGAGACATTGATGCAACTTTTAGGATATGATTTAGATAAAGAGATTACATTGTCTGAGTTTAATGCAATGGACTATTTAAAATCTTTGGGAGATATTAAAAAAGTTGAAGATCCTAAAAATACAACTTTAGGTAAGACTCAGAGTTTAATGGTAGATTTAGCAGAGTATGATCTGAAAATTGCAAAAGCTGATCTGTATCCAGTACTTTATGTAAAACCTTCTCATAAATTTAAAGAGGAAAATTTAAATACACATAAATATGAAACTGTAAATGAAGGTAGAGTAGAAGTTGGTATTAGGTATACTTTCGCTTGGGGAGCAACACTAGATTCTGTAGACCAAAGTGAATACAGATTAGATCAAGCTAAGATTAAGTATGATAACAATATTCAAGGAATAAAGTTAGATATGAGAAATAAGCTTGGAGAGATAGAATCCTTAGCTGGTCAAAGTGAAGCTCAAAAGAAAAGAGTTGAACTACTGAGAGAAAACTTAAAAATTGATAACTTGAGATATGACAATGAGCTTGTGACAACATTTGATTATCTAAATTCAGTAAATAAATTAAAAAGTGCTGAAGAGGATTACTACAAACTTCAAAGATCACTTGTTTTAGCAGTGATAGAGTATGAGAATCTGTATAAGTAGGGGAGAGGTATGAATAAAAAGATAATGATTGGTGCTGTAGTTGCAGTGCTAGCTCTTGGAGGATACCTTGCCATTAATAAGGTGAGTGGGAAAGAGGTAAAAGTTTCTAAGATAGAGATAGGTAGCCTTTCTAGCTCAATACTTTATGCAGGAGTTGTTGCACCAGGAGAGGTTGTACCTGTGTATGTAGAAGCACCTGTTTTAGTTGAGTCAATAATAGCTCGTGTGGGACAAGAGGTTGAACCTGGAGATAGACTTATGACTTTTAGTACTAAGAGTATAATTGAAAATGATAAAGAGTTAAAAATAAATGAGCTTGATATAAAAGATGTAAAACTTAGAATAGCTGATTTAGATGGTGGATCATTGAAGTTAGAATTAGATAATAGAAAACTTGAGATGAGAAACTTAGAGGAGAAAATAAAGGGAGATGAAAGAAGGCTTCCAGTATTAACAGCAGAGGCTAGAACTTTAAAGGAAAAAGCAGAGGCTTATAAAAAACTTTTAGCTGCAGATGGAGTTTCTAGTACAGAAGCTAATAAGGCTGCAACAGAAGCTGATAAAAAAATGGTAGAGCTTGAGGATTTAAGAACTGATTTAGAGCTGAATAGACAAAAGTTTGAACTTTCAGCTGTAAGTTTTGAAAGTTTAACTAGAGAACTACAGATTGAAGAAGCTAAACTAAAATCAAGTTTAGAGAAGCTACAACTAAATTATGATATTTTAACTCGTCGTGCAGAGCAGTTAAGAAAACCTCTTGAAGCACCAATAGCTGGAGTTATTACAGCAATAGATGTGGTAGAGGGAAGTAATATGTTAGGTGGACAAAGATTACTTGCTATATCTCCAAAAGGAGAGAGTACAGTAAAAGTTGAAGTACCAATGTATCAAGCTAGTAGTGTTTCACCAAAACAAAAAGCAATTATACGTAGTTCATCATCTGGTGGAGATTTAATGTATGAAGGAGTTGTATCTAGAGTTTCTAGTGTAGCTCGTGAAAGTGTTTTAGGTGGAAAAAATGATAAAGTTATAGAGGTTGAAGTAAAGGTTTCAGAAACTAATGACTTAAAACCTGGATTTATAACTGATGTAGAGATAACTAATGATTCTACAAGAAGTGTTGCAACTGTTTCATCTTTTTCTGTAATAGAGGAGGGAGATAAGAACTATGTCTATATAGTTGACGAAGGCAAAGTTAGAAAAACAGAGGTAAAAATTGGTGCAAAAACTTCTACAGATTATGAAGTGCTTAATCTGCCACTGGGAACAGAGGTTGTAATAAATCCATTTAAAGTTAGTAACGGTGAAAGAGTAAAGGCTGTGATTTAATGAGATTTTGGATGGCATTTAGATTCCTTCGGGGAAATATTGAAAGAGCTTTATTTCCACTTGTGGCAGTTATAGTTGGAGCAATGGCTTTGGTTATGACACTATCTCTTGGAGATGGAGCAAAAAATATTATAGATAGAGATTTATCTGCCATAGGAAACAATAGAATTCTTATTGGAGCAGACTCTATAAGTTCTAAAGATTTAGAGCTAGTTGAGAGATTGCCTTTTGTGGAATATGCAGTTTTTCCAGAGGCAAGAAGATTAGTAGAAAATACATTATATAGAAGTTACACAAAAAAAGCTTTAAAAGCTATGAATCTTCCAAGGTTAAAAGAGGGAGAGGTAATTTTAGATAAGACACAGTTTTTAGATACAGAAGTGGGGGCAGAAGTAGAGCTACAAACTGAGTTGGGAAAAAGGAAATTTACAATTAGGGATTTGTATCAAGAGGAGAGTCCGTTTGAAACTATGAAAATGGGAGATAGGGTCATTGTAAGTGATGAAACTTTTGAAAGAATCTTTGGAAGGAGAACCTATAAAAGCTTAGTGATCTCCTTTCCACAAGATGAGGATGGGGTGGAATATATACCAGTTATACTTCGAGAGCTGAATAGGTCTCGGTTTGGGTACGATCAGGTACGGGTTTTAGAAATGCCAGACATCTATAAAAAAGTGGAGAGGATAAAAAGTTTTGTAGGAAAAGGACTTTTTATCCTCTCTTTTATTTCGTTAGTTGTTGGTGGAGCTGGAATTTTAAATTTAATAGCTGCAGCAGTGAGAGAGCGAAGTTCATATATAGGGATACTACGAACAGTGGGAATGGATAAAAAAAAATTGATGGAGATATTTTTAATAGAGGCAGCAGTGGTTATAACTTTAGGTACTCTTACAGGAGTTGTTATTGGAGTGGTGATGTCGTACTTAGCTGGAAATATACTAAAAATACCACCATATTTTAACTTTATAAAGATGGTAGGAGCTATGATTCTTACTATGGGTGTTGGACTACTCTTTGGAGTTTTTCCTGCTAAAGCAGCAGGAGAGCTAGAGATAGTAGAGGCGCTGAAAATTTAAGGGAGGGATTGGCTATGAAACATAGTCAGAATATAAGAGGAAGAATAATATATACAATAACACTATTTTTTCTACTTGAAATTATGAGACAAAGTTTTCAATTAAGTGGAGAACTAATATTTTATTCATTATTTCCAATTATGCTTTTTTCCTACTATATTTTTGATACATTTTCTTTCAATAAAAAGTATAGATACAGAGAGTTTATTATATCAGCAGCTATAAATGGTCTTATTTTCTATATTTTAATAGCTTACTATAAAGATACTAGCTTAATCTTTGGTTGGGTATTTTTCACTATTGTTCAAAATCTAATTAAATGGCTTTATAATATCATATTTAGTTCAACTGAAAGAGTTGTATTACTTACAGATAGATTAGATGACAAGTTAGAAAATATAATTAGAAAAAATGAAAAACTATCATATAAAGGATGCGTTAATCTAGATGAAATAGGGAAAATTAAAAGTATGAACGCAAGTGAAGTAATCTATCCCATAGAAATAACAAATCAAGCTATAAATGAGATTTATAATTTGAAAATGTCTGGAGTTAAAGTAAAGGATTCTATGGCATTTTTACAAGAAGTTGAGGGAAAAATAGATATTGATAGCTTATCTAAAGATTGGGTTATAAAGGCAAGAGGATTTGAAGTTTTAAGTTCTAGCTTTGAGCAAAGAATAAAAAGAATTTTAGATATATCGATGTCACTAGTGATTCTTATAATTGGAGCTCCATTTATGATTTTTACATACTTTCTTGTAAAATTTGATAATCCAAAAAATTTCTTTAATAATCCAGCATTTTTTAGGCAAAAGCGTATTGGAGCTGGAGGAAAAGAATTTGAGATAGTTAAATTTAGATCTATGAGATTACATGATCCAAGTGAACATTCAAAGTATGCTAGCAAAAAAGATGATAGGATTACTCCAGTTGGAAAATTTATAAGAAAAACAAGGTTGGATGAGTTGCCACAGATATTTAATGTATTAAAAGGTGACATGAGCTTTGTAGGACCAAGGCCAGAGTGGAATGAACTTGGAAGAGAGTATGAAAAAAAGATAAATATGTATAAGGTACGATATGCAGTAAAACCAGGACTTACAGGGTGGGCACAAGTTATGTATCCATATGGAGCAAGTTTAGAAGACGCTAAAAAAAAGTTAGAATATGATATTTATTACATAAAACATCAAAATTTTATATTAGATATAATAATACTATTTAAAACAGTTAAAGTAGTACTATTTGGGAAGGGGATGTAGAGATGAAAGTTTCTATAATAACAGCGAGTTATAATAGTGATAAATATATAGAAGATACAATAAAATCAGTTTTATCTCAAACGTATAAGAATATAGAATATATAATAATCGATGGTGGTTCAAAAGATAATACTTTAGATATAGTTAAAAAATATGAAAAAAATTTTAATGGTAGATTAAAGTGGATATCTGAAAAGGATAAGGGTATTTACGATGCTATGAATAAAGGAATTAATTTAGCTTCAGGAGATATTATTGGGCTTATTAATTCAGACGATTATTTAAGTAATGAAACAATAATAGAGAAAGTTGTAAATAAAATAAAAGAGAAGAATTCAGATTTAATTTATGGAGATTTAGATTTCATAAAAGAAAATGATAAAACTAGTGTGGTTAGAAAATGGAAATCTGGAGTTTATAAAAAAGGAATATTTAGAAGAGGATGGCATCCAGCTCATCCAACTTTATATATAAAAAAAGAATTTTATAATAAAGTTGGAAACTTTTCACTAGATTATAAAATAGCAGCAGATTTTGATTTGATGTTAAGAATCTTTGAAAAAAATAATCCAAAAGTTGATTATCTAGAAGAAGTAATGGTAAAAATGAGAGTTGGTGGAGTTAGCACAGGTGGATTTAAAAGTAAATTAACTATAGCTAAAGAGTGCTCAAGAGCTTGGAGTAAGAATAGCCTATCGAAACCATTTTTATTTGATTATATAAGGTTTATAACAAAATTAAAACAAATGATTTAAGAGGAGATAAATATGTTAACAGCAATAATTATGGCTGGAGGCAGTGGTGAAAGATTTTGGCCATTGTCAACACCTGAAAAACCAAAGCAACTTTTAAAAATATTTTCAGATAAAACTATGATAAGAGAAACTGTAGATAGAATCTTGCCTATAATCCCTGCTGATAAAATATTTATAGCAACAAATGAACTACAACAGATGGCAATAAAAAAAGAGTTAAAAGATATTCCAGAGGAAAATATAATCATTGAGCCAGATTTTAAAGATACAGCTGCAGCAATAGGATATTCATCATTGATAATTGAAAATAGATTAAAAAAATTATTGAAAAATGATGAAAAACTTGAAGTGGTTGTATTAGCTTCAGATCATTTAATTAAAGATGAAAACCTTTTTAGAAAAGTTATAAATAAGGGCGCAGAGGAAGCAAGAAAAAATAGTGTTATTGTAACGTTAGGAATAAAACCAGATAAACCAGAAACTGGATATGGATATATAGAGGTAAAAAATGATGAAAAGATAGATTTAAATGAAGTTTATAAAGTTAAAAGATTTCGTGAAAAACCAAATTTAGAAACAGCTGAAAACTATGTAGCTTCAGGAAAATATCTTTGGAATTCAGGGATGTTTATATTTACAATAGAAACTATTTTTAAAAATTTTGATGTTCTTATGGAGGAACATACAGAGATTTTTAATTCTATAAGAGAAAAATTGTTACAGAATAAAACAGGACTTGAACTAACCAATTTAGTGAGAAGTGATTTTAAACAATTTGAAAAAATTTCTATAGATTTTGGGCTAATGGAGTTTTCTAAAAACATAAGAGTAATACCGGTAGATATAGGTTGGAATGATATAGGATCTTTTAATGCTTTAGATGAAGTTTTTCCAAAAAATATAGCGGGAAATATAATTAGAAATACAACTGTTTTAGAATTAGATGCTGTAAATAATATAGTTGTTGGAGACGGAAGTAAAATATCATTATTAGGGGTAAAAGATTTAGTTGTTGTAAAAAATGGTAATAATATATTAATAGCAGATAAATCTAGAACACAAGATATAAAAAAAATAATACAAAAATAAAGGGGAATATAATGGAAAGAAAAATAGCTTTAATAACTGGAATAACAGGACAGGATGGATCGTATTTAGCAGAGCTTCTTTTAGATAAGGGATATGATGTACACGGAATAATAAGAAGAGCATCATCTTTTAACACTCAAAGAATAGAACATTTGTATATTGACGAACTAATAGAAGATATGCATAAAGATAGAAAAATAAAGCTACACTATGGGGATATGACAGACTCTATGAGTTTAACAAGAATAATAAAAGAGATTCAACCAACAGAAATATATAACTTAGCAGCACAATCACATGTTAAGGTATCTTTTGAAGTACCAGAGTATACAGCAGATGCAGATGCGGTTGGAACTTTAAGAGTTTTAGAGGCTGTAAGATTTTTAGGAATGGAAAAAGCTTGTAAGATATATCAAGCTTCAACATCTGAGCTATTTGGAAAGGTACAAGAAGTTCCTCAAAAAGAAACGACGCCATTTTATCCGACGTCACCATATGCAGTAGCAAAACAATATGGATTTTGGATAACTAAAAATTATAGGGAAGCTTATGGAATGTTTGCAGTAAATGGAATTCTTTTCAATCATGAATCTGAGAGAAGAGGAGAAACATTTGTAACTAGAAAGATAACTTTAGCAGCTGCAAGAATAGCGAAAGGATATCAAAAGAGATTATATCTAGGAAATCTTGATGCACTAAGAGATTGGGGACATGCAAAAGATTATGTAGAGTGTATGTGGATGATACTTCAACATGACACTCCAGAAGATTTTGTTATTGCAACAGGAGAACAATATTCAGTAAGAGAATTTTGTAACTATGCTTTTAAGGAGATAGGAATAGAATTAGAATGGAAAGGAATTGGAGTAGAGGAAAAAGGATACAATAAATTAACAGGAGAGTGTTTAATTGAAGTTGACCCACAATACTTTAGACCTTCAGAGGTTGAAACTCTTTTAGGAGATCCAACAAAAGCAAGAACAGTTTTAGGATGGAATCCAAGAAAAACATCATTTGAGGATTTAGTAAGAGGTATGGTAAAACATGATCTTGAGTTTGTAGAAAAAGAACACAATGCTAGAATGATAGTAAAGAGATAGGTGGAAAAATGGAAAAAAGTTCTAAAATATATATAGCTGGTCATAGAGGCATGGTAGGGTCAGCAATAGTAAGAAGATTAGAAGAAAATGGATATACAAATATTATATACAGAACTTCAACAGAGCTTGATTTAAGAAATCAAGCTGCTGTTGAAAAATTCTTTAAAGAGGAAAAGCCAGAGTATGTGTTTTTAGCAGCAGCAAAAGTTGGTGGAATTCATGCGAATAACAGTTATCCAGCAGAGTTTATCTATGATAATTTGATGATAGAAACAAATATTATAAACTCTTCTTATAAAAATAAAGTTAAAAAACTACTATTTTTAGGAAGCTCTTGTATATACCCTAAATTTGCACAACAACCTATAAAAGAGGAATATTTATTAACTGGTTCTCTAGAAGAAACAAATGAAGCTTATGCGATAGCAAAAATAACAGGGATAGAATTATGTAAGTTTTATAGAAGACAGTATGGGTGCGATTTTATATCAGCAATGCCAACAAATTTATATGGTATAAATGATAATTTTAATTTAGAAACATCGCATGTTATGCCAGCACTTATTAGAAAGTTTCATGAATCTAAAGTAAACAACTCTAAAGAAGTTGTTATGTGGGGAACTGGAAAACCAAGAAGAGAGTTTATGTATGT
This genomic window from Cetobacterium sp. NK01 contains:
- a CDS encoding efflux RND transporter periplasmic adaptor subunit, which gives rise to MNKKIMIGAVVAVLALGGYLAINKVSGKEVKVSKIEIGSLSSSILYAGVVAPGEVVPVYVEAPVLVESIIARVGQEVEPGDRLMTFSTKSIIENDKELKINELDIKDVKLRIADLDGGSLKLELDNRKLEMRNLEEKIKGDERRLPVLTAEARTLKEKAEAYKKLLAADGVSSTEANKAATEADKKMVELEDLRTDLELNRQKFELSAVSFESLTRELQIEEAKLKSSLEKLQLNYDILTRRAEQLRKPLEAPIAGVITAIDVVEGSNMLGGQRLLAISPKGESTVKVEVPMYQASSVSPKQKAIIRSSSSGGDLMYEGVVSRVSSVARESVLGGKNDKVIEVEVKVSETNDLKPGFITDVEITNDSTRSVATVSSFSVIEEGDKNYVYIVDEGKVRKTEVKIGAKTSTDYEVLNLPLGTEVVINPFKVSNGERVKAVI
- a CDS encoding ABC transporter permease; amino-acid sequence: MRFWMAFRFLRGNIERALFPLVAVIVGAMALVMTLSLGDGAKNIIDRDLSAIGNNRILIGADSISSKDLELVERLPFVEYAVFPEARRLVENTLYRSYTKKALKAMNLPRLKEGEVILDKTQFLDTEVGAEVELQTELGKRKFTIRDLYQEESPFETMKMGDRVIVSDETFERIFGRRTYKSLVISFPQDEDGVEYIPVILRELNRSRFGYDQVRVLEMPDIYKKVERIKSFVGKGLFILSFISLVVGGAGILNLIAAAVRERSSYIGILRTVGMDKKKLMEIFLIEAAVVITLGTLTGVVIGVVMSYLAGNILKIPPYFNFIKMVGAMILTMGVGLLFGVFPAKAAGELEIVEALKI
- a CDS encoding sugar transferase encodes the protein MKHSQNIRGRIIYTITLFFLLEIMRQSFQLSGELIFYSLFPIMLFSYYIFDTFSFNKKYRYREFIISAAINGLIFYILIAYYKDTSLIFGWVFFTIVQNLIKWLYNIIFSSTERVVLLTDRLDDKLENIIRKNEKLSYKGCVNLDEIGKIKSMNASEVIYPIEITNQAINEIYNLKMSGVKVKDSMAFLQEVEGKIDIDSLSKDWVIKARGFEVLSSSFEQRIKRILDISMSLVILIIGAPFMIFTYFLVKFDNPKNFFNNPAFFRQKRIGAGGKEFEIVKFRSMRLHDPSEHSKYASKKDDRITPVGKFIRKTRLDELPQIFNVLKGDMSFVGPRPEWNELGREYEKKINMYKVRYAVKPGLTGWAQVMYPYGASLEDAKKKLEYDIYYIKHQNFILDIIILFKTVKVVLFGKGM
- a CDS encoding glycosyltransferase family 2 protein, with the protein product MKVSIITASYNSDKYIEDTIKSVLSQTYKNIEYIIIDGGSKDNTLDIVKKYEKNFNGRLKWISEKDKGIYDAMNKGINLASGDIIGLINSDDYLSNETIIEKVVNKIKEKNSDLIYGDLDFIKENDKTSVVRKWKSGVYKKGIFRRGWHPAHPTLYIKKEFYNKVGNFSLDYKIAADFDLMLRIFEKNNPKVDYLEEVMVKMRVGGVSTGGFKSKLTIAKECSRAWSKNSLSKPFLFDYIRFITKLKQMI
- a CDS encoding mannose-1-phosphate guanylyltransferase → MLTAIIMAGGSGERFWPLSTPEKPKQLLKIFSDKTMIRETVDRILPIIPADKIFIATNELQQMAIKKELKDIPEENIIIEPDFKDTAAAIGYSSLIIENRLKKLLKNDEKLEVVVLASDHLIKDENLFRKVINKGAEEARKNSVIVTLGIKPDKPETGYGYIEVKNDEKIDLNEVYKVKRFREKPNLETAENYVASGKYLWNSGMFIFTIETIFKNFDVLMEEHTEIFNSIREKLLQNKTGLELTNLVRSDFKQFEKISIDFGLMEFSKNIRVIPVDIGWNDIGSFNALDEVFPKNIAGNIIRNTTVLELDAVNNIVVGDGSKISLLGVKDLVVVKNGNNILIADKSRTQDIKKIIQK